A window from Gottschalkiaceae bacterium SANA encodes these proteins:
- the mscS gene encoding small-conductance mechanosensitive channel MscS has protein sequence MTFDWISYVIKAIGVILVLWIGFIVIKAIVKRIEKVLKKRDLDPGLESFVVSMLRIGLKVLLIISVLGMVGVDTASFAAIIAAVSFAIGFALQGSLSNLAGGVMILIFKPFTVNEFIQGAGHTGAVKEIQLFQTHLLSPDGKRIIIPNGELSNSSVVNYTREATRRIDFVIGIDYGDDLLKAQAVILDILKKEERILTDPAPFVGLMELGDSSVNIAVRPWVQTEDYWPVYFALMQAFKLELDEAGVQFPYPHMDVTMINPQ, from the coding sequence ATGACATTTGATTGGATTTCGTATGTAATTAAAGCAATTGGTGTAATTTTAGTTCTTTGGATTGGCTTTATTGTCATTAAAGCAATCGTAAAACGAATTGAGAAGGTATTGAAAAAAAGAGATTTAGATCCTGGCTTAGAGAGTTTTGTTGTATCAATGTTACGTATAGGACTCAAGGTACTTTTGATCATATCGGTCTTGGGTATGGTGGGTGTTGATACAGCATCCTTTGCAGCAATTATTGCGGCGGTGAGTTTTGCGATCGGGTTTGCTTTACAAGGTAGCCTGTCTAATTTGGCTGGTGGTGTGATGATTTTAATTTTTAAACCATTCACCGTCAATGAGTTTATACAAGGCGCAGGTCATACGGGAGCTGTTAAGGAAATACAATTGTTTCAGACCCATCTTTTGAGCCCTGATGGAAAACGAATTATTATTCCCAATGGGGAACTATCAAATTCTAGCGTGGTGAATTACACGAGGGAAGCGACACGACGAATTGACTTTGTGATTGGAATTGACTATGGGGATGATCTCTTAAAGGCGCAGGCTGTGATCTTGGATATTTTAAAGAAAGAGGAGCGTATTTTGACCGATCCAGCTCCATTTGTGGGGCTTATGGAGTTGGGTGACAGTTCGGTAAATATTGCCGTACGTCCTTGGGTGCAAACGGAAGATTATTGGCCAGTGTATTTTGCTTTGATGCAAGCATTTAAACTAGAGTTGGATGAGGCTGGTGTTCAATTCCCATATCCACATATGGATGTAACGATGATCAATCCGCAATAG
- a CDS encoding co-chaperone GroES, with amino-acid sequence MNIKPLGKRAVIQRVEAEDKTTSGIILTGSAKEKPQYARILAVGVNEENELKIGDQVIYKQYSGTTVKVDGEEYIVIELDDILAIIE; translated from the coding sequence ATGAATATTAAACCATTAGGAAAACGTGCAGTGATTCAACGGGTAGAAGCGGAAGACAAAACGACTAGCGGAATCATTTTAACGGGTTCAGCGAAAGAAAAACCACAATATGCAAGAATTTTAGCTGTGGGAGTCAATGAGGAAAACGAATTAAAGATCGGCGATCAAGTGATCTATAAGCAGTATTCAGGCACGACAGTTAAGGTTGATGGAGAAGAGTATATTGTGATTGAGCTGGATGATATTCTAGCGATCATTGAATAG
- the groL gene encoding chaperonin GroEL, whose protein sequence is MAKQIKFGEDARRSMEKGINKLADTVKVTLGPKGRNVVLDKKFGAPLITNDGVTIAREIELEDAYENMGAQLVKEVATKTNDVAGDGTTTATLLAQAIIREGLKNVAAGANPMIIKKGIEKSVRVAVARIQSESEDIRSKEKIAQVAAISAADEEIGALIAEAMERVGNDGVITVEESRTMGTTLDTVEGMQFDRGYLSPYMITDPEKMEAALDNPFILITDKKIANIQEILPVLEQIVQQGKALVIIAEDIEGEALATLVVNKLRGTFNVVAVKAPGFGDRRKEMLQDIAVLTGGTVISEELGYELKEATLEMMGQAATVKIDKETTTIVNGGGQDAVIDDRVRQIRALIEETTSEFDKEKLEERLAKLAGGVAVIEVGAATETEMKEKKLRIEDALAATRAAVEEGIVPGGGTALLNTAADIDALIETLVGDEKTGARIIRRAIEEPVRQIAANAGLEGSVIVEKVMHSEPGIGFDALNECYVNMLESGIVDPTKVTRYALQNAASVAAMVLTTESAVADLPANEEAPVPGMGGMGGMGGMGGMM, encoded by the coding sequence ATGGCAAAACAAATTAAATTTGGAGAAGACGCCCGTCGTTCCATGGAAAAGGGCATTAATAAATTAGCAGATACAGTAAAGGTTACCTTGGGACCCAAGGGCCGCAATGTTGTCTTGGACAAAAAATTTGGTGCACCCTTGATCACCAATGACGGGGTTACCATTGCCCGTGAGATCGAATTGGAAGACGCTTATGAAAATATGGGTGCTCAACTGGTTAAAGAAGTTGCGACTAAGACCAATGATGTAGCTGGTGACGGAACAACGACTGCAACTCTTTTGGCGCAAGCAATTATTCGCGAGGGCTTGAAGAATGTAGCGGCTGGCGCGAATCCAATGATTATTAAAAAGGGGATTGAAAAATCAGTTCGCGTAGCGGTAGCCAGGATTCAATCGGAATCAGAGGACATTCGATCCAAAGAAAAGATTGCACAGGTTGCGGCGATCTCTGCGGCGGATGAAGAAATTGGTGCTTTGATTGCGGAAGCGATGGAACGGGTCGGTAATGACGGTGTTATTACGGTTGAAGAATCACGCACCATGGGAACAACCTTGGATACGGTGGAAGGCATGCAATTCGATCGTGGATATTTGTCTCCTTATATGATCACGGATCCTGAGAAGATGGAAGCAGCATTGGATAATCCTTTTATCTTAATTACAGACAAGAAAATTGCCAATATTCAAGAGATCTTGCCAGTTTTAGAACAGATCGTTCAGCAAGGCAAGGCCTTGGTGATTATTGCAGAAGATATTGAAGGCGAAGCTTTGGCGACTCTTGTTGTTAATAAACTACGAGGAACGTTTAATGTTGTTGCTGTAAAGGCGCCGGGTTTTGGCGATCGAAGAAAAGAAATGCTTCAAGACATTGCTGTTTTAACAGGCGGCACAGTGATCTCGGAAGAGCTAGGCTATGAACTTAAGGAAGCAACCCTTGAGATGATGGGTCAAGCGGCGACGGTGAAAATCGACAAAGAGACAACCACGATAGTAAACGGTGGCGGTCAGGATGCTGTAATTGATGATCGTGTTCGTCAGATCCGCGCCTTAATTGAAGAAACAACATCTGAATTTGATAAAGAAAAACTGGAAGAACGTTTGGCAAAATTGGCAGGCGGTGTTGCGGTGATCGAGGTTGGTGCGGCAACAGAAACAGAGATGAAAGAAAAGAAACTTCGCATCGAGGATGCATTGGCGGCGACACGAGCAGCAGTGGAAGAAGGCATTGTTCCCGGCGGCGGTACGGCCTTGTTGAATACGGCAGCAGATATTGATGCCTTGATCGAAACTTTGGTTGGTGATGAAAAGACGGGTGCTCGAATTATTCGTCGTGCTATCGAAGAGCCAGTCAGACAAATTGCAGCGAATGCTGGTTTGGAAGGATCGGTTATAGTTGAAAAAGTTATGCATTCTGAGCCAGGTATCGGGTTTGATGCTTTAAACGAATGTTATGTAAATATGTTGGAAAGCGGCATTGTTGATCCAACTAAGGTTACTCGTTATGCACTTCAAAATGCGGCATCCGTTGCGGCTATGGTCTTGACAACAGAGAGTGCGGTTGCAGATCTACCAGCAAATGAAGAAGCACCTGTCCCAGGAATGGGTGGCATGGGTGGCATGGGCGGAATGGGCGGCATGATGTAA